Below is a window of Leishmania major strain Friedlin complete genome, chromosome 29 DNA.
gTCTTGTTATAGTCTTGTGTCTTTCACCGTTGCCTACAGCTCCttgatgtgcgtgtgttttctGTCTGCTGGGTGCTGACAGTCACTCCCTTGATGGCGGTACAGTGAAAGCAAACGATAAAGAGGGAGATCCGCGGTTGACGCGAACGCAGAAGAGGGGAAACAACGtttatgcgtgtgtgtgtgtgtgtgtgggcttTCACTTTTGTGTAGAACACAAACATGACCAACGCACATAGACACAGAAGTAAACCACGAGACcgtcttctcttcccttcttcctcttcgtctttGCGCTCCACCCGTACCTCATCTGTTCTTTCGCCTTCTCCACATCCTCCACGGCACTCACGTCGCGTGCCAGATCCCCCTGgtgtttttgtttctgcGTTGAGGAATCGCGCGtaaaggaggaggtggaggtgctgggtGCCATCCTTGGTGTGCATTGCGCCTTCTCCGTtgcacagcacacacagcaTCCGCAGAAATTCtggacaacaacaaaaaaaaacgaagaaacTCACCCAAAAGCGTTATGgttctttctctttcttaTCTCTCTGGCTTCGCTTGCGGTTCCATCTTTTTTCATCCCGTCCTGGTTACTCTctgctccctcttcttcgaGGGCGCTTTGACGCCTCAATtacggaggggggggaggggagggacaAACCCCTCCATGCGCGGTACCGCAGGGCCagtgcacccccccccctcccactctgcgtggggaagccaagcagcctcTCCCTATCcccctgccgatgccgagccgtctctggtggtggcagggccgaGTGCCTACGACGTGGAGGGAGGCCAGAGCGGTttgccgctgcggatgtcggcggccaggtcgtatacggcgttgcgtcggcgcGACCCGCGACGGCGAATGCGCTggtgccatccatgtgatgGGCGACGTGTCAGCGCGACTCGTACGTATCCCACCCCCGGGCCTCACACTGccccactggtgtggggcgcctgAGTGCGCGACCGCGCGGGGATGCACTGGGTGGCGACCCGCGATGCGTGGGTTGGGAGGGCGAGTAGAGTCTCGCACAGGGGCGGTGTTGGGAtgactgcgtcggcgcattgctgtagcacgtgtgtgtctagcgctgcttcgccccacgcggatggggcctgtgacagaCCTGGCGGGTAGAGCGGAGTTTGGATTCATGCTTTACGGCAGAGAATGACGGATACGGTGAGAACCCAGCAAGAAAAGCCTTTTTTTTGCATCTCTTCTAATGTTGCTGTGCGTTCTGCAGGTCTCTCTGGCTCCATCTGCTGAAAGGCACTTCCCACTCCTGCTCCCCACGCCCAACGTGGGCTTCCGAGCAGTTGTGCTGCCGAACGCGACTTTGCGTGCGCATCAAAGCTCATCCCACCACCTGTTTCTCTTCTGCCTGCAACCGCAGGCCGCCTCTTTTCACGTTCCACATTCAGCCGCATACAATGGCACAATACAAGCCGATGAAATCAACTGTTGTCGCAACACCCTACCTCTTCCACGGCGTGGCAGAGCAGTATCTGCGCATACCATGTGCGGCGTTCTTGTGGTACGCCTTTCTGTCTGGCGCCCTCGCGCCGTTTCTGCGCACCGCggacgaggcggccgtggcgTCGTGCCACTTTATTGCGTGGCGCCTCCTTAGATGGGCTCATGCGTACCTGTGCGCGAATGGAGTGTTTATCGTGACGTTGTTCCTCGTATGGAACATCCGGTGCCTCATTGCCCCGGGGCCTAGGCAGCTGTCTTTGGCGGACGACTACGAGGAGGGAAACCCGGCAAAGGTGGACAAAATGGCCGCCTTCGAGTACGACACCCCAGCTGACACGTACGAGCGGGTGAAAATGTTCTGCTTCATGGCCACCGGTGTGGCCTTTGTGCGCATCTTTACTGCGACAACAAGTATCTTCCTAGGCCTCTTCACTGCTAGTGTCGCAGGCTACCTCGACCGCTACACGCATCCATGGTGGTTTGGCTTCTGGTCCCGGGTGACGGCTTTTATCTCTATTGTGGCCTTCTCCGTGCTCGGTGTGTATAACGTTCAGCAGTACGGCCAGTTTGCCACCAGATCTGAGTGCAAGATCCTCATCGCAAACCACAGTTGCGTTATCGAGGTGATTTGGGTCTACATCATGGGCGGCTTCCCATCCTTTGTCTCGCGCAAGGAGAAcctctcctttttcttcttcggcAACGTTGTCCGCGGGAGCTCGAGCATCTTAGTCGACCGAGATGCAGCGAGGTCACGAGAGCAGGCCATGGCGACAATCCTGCGACGCGCCGCCGACCCTACAGCGCCACAGCTGATGATCTTCCCTGAGGGGACGACAGGGAATCAGCAAGCCCTCTTCATGTTCAAGAAGGGTGTGTTCGAGGCTGCAGTGCCGGTGCAGATGGTGTGCATTGCCTTCCCCTACAAGCACTTCAATCCTGCCTGGACGgggcgcggcgtcggtggcAATGGCCTGTGGGATATTTTGCTTCGGCTTAGCTGCCAGTTTGTGAACTACGCTGAGGTGCGCCTTCTTCCTGTTTATCACCCgaccgaggaggagaagagggaccCGAAGTTGTACGCCAGCCACTGCCAGAGAATGATGGCAACTGTGCTGCGAGAGAATATCAGCCACGCCTCGTTCAGCGACTACAAGGAGGCATTCCGCCGTTTCGCGGAGCTCAAGAAGAATCGATGAGAGCGAAGCAAGAAAGAGGGTGCGATGCGGGGGTACTGAGGGTGAGCACAGAGTGATCTTTTGGgcactcctcctctcgcATATACCCACACTCACGCAGATACGAAGCTTCTCTGCGTGTGGGGgtgagtgggagggggggatGTGCGCTCGTTGTGTTTGAGATACTTTGCGCATGTCGTGGCGACAGCGAGCCCTCTCGTTCTCGCTCGCCTTTCTCTGCCTTCTTCAGCAGGGTGCCAATGCCCCCGGCCTCCATCTCATTGtccggctgccgcagctctgCTGTGGCGTACTGGCCGCCGACACTCTTCATGGGATGGGCATACCAAGAGGCGCTACTTCCGTCGTTCCTAGCGTTGCTGCACCATTTCCTCGCATGCTCTCCttatgtgtgtgcacgtgggCACTCAATAGACGTCTGCGTGTCCAACCGCTCATTTGCG
It encodes the following:
- a CDS encoding conserved hypothetical protein (previous protein_id=AAZ09698.1) — its product is MAQYKPMKSTVVATPYLFHGVAEQYLRIPCAAFLWYAFLSGALAPFLRTADEAAVASCHFIAWRLLRWAHAYLCANGVFIVTLFLVWNIRCLIAPGPRQLSLADDYEEGNPAKVDKMAAFEYDTPADTYERVKMFCFMATGVAFVRIFTATTSIFLGLFTASVAGYLDRYTHPWWFGFWSRVTAFISIVAFSVLGVYNVQQYGQFATRSECKILIANHSCVIEVIWVYIMGGFPSFVSRKENLSFFFFGNVVRGSSSILVDRDAARSREQAMATILRRAADPTAPQLMIFPEGTTGNQQALFMFKKGVFEAAVPVQMVCIAFPYKHFNPAWTGRGVGGNGLWDILLRLSCQFVNYAEVRLLPVYHPTEEEKRDPKLYASHCQRMMATVLRENISHASFSDYKEAFRRFAELKKNR